CGACAGCCATGTGGCAGGCCTGCTGCTGCAGCGGTTGCCCGACCAGGGCGGCGCGGCGGTGCATCCCGGCGACCCGCAGGAAAGCTGGAATCGCGCGGTGCACCTGACCGAAACGCTGCAGGCCGACGAGCTGCGCGAAACGGACATCGACACGCTGATCCATCGGCTGTATTGGGAAGAAACTTTGATCGCTTTCGAGCCCGCGCAGGTGCGCTGGCACTGCCCGTGCAATCGCAACAAGGTGTCGGACATGCTGCGCATGCTGGGGCGGGAGGAAATCGAGGAAATCCTGGCCGAGCGGGGCAAGGTGGAGGTGGCCTGCGATTTCTGCGGCAAGCCTTATGCGTTCGATGCGGTGGACTGCGCCGGGCTTTTTTCCGGACCGCAGACCTTGCCGGAGCAGGATCCGCCAACCGTGCATTGATGGCCGACGGCGCGACGCGGTCTTGCACGGCGGCGCCGTCGGCTTGTTCCTGAACCGCCCGCCCCGCCTGGGATGACGGCTTCGTCACACGTAGTTGTCACAATCGACGGGTGAGCGGGCGGGGCGCACACTGCGGCATGTGCCCATCGTTTCACTGCGGCGCGGGGGGGTCGTCCCGCGCGCCCCAGGCGCCGGAAGCGCCCCCAGCAGGCCAAGCAGGCCAAGCGGCCCAGGCGCCCCAGGCGCCCGGCAAGCCACCGCGGGGGCAGGGCTGCGTGCGCTGTCGCCGCATTCCATGCCGCCAGCGGGGCGCGGCCCTGGCGGAATTCGCGCTGGCTGCCGTACCGCTGTTGTTCCTGGGCTTTCTTTCGGTGGAAGCGGCGCGCTGGCATGCGACGCGGCAGATGCTTTATGTGGCGCTGCTGGATGCGGCGCGAGCCGGCGCCACCTCGCATGCACGCCCCGACGTCATAGAGCGGCGTTTCGAGCACGCCTTGCTGCCGCTGTTCCATCCGGCAGGCGCGCATGGCGGCGCAGCCGCCAGGATGCGCGCCGCCTTCGCGGACATTACGCGGCAGGCCGGTGTGCTGCCTTGGCGCATCGACGTGCTTTCCCCCTCCCCCGCGGCGTTCGCCGATTTTGCCGATAGCGGGTTGCGCGTCCCGGGCGCGTCGGCCCTGCGCGCCATTCGCAATGACTACCAGGCGGAACAGCATGCGCGTCGCCGCGGCCAAGGCTGGACAGACGGGCGCGGGCCGAGATCGCGGCAAACCATCTTCGATGCGAATACGCTGCGGCTTCGGCTTCACTATGTGCATCCGCCCCTGATGCCCGGTATGCGCGCGTTGCTGCGCGCAATAGGAACGCAGCGCCAAACGTCCGGCCAGGGGCCCGAGGCGCATCGAAACGCGGCGGCGGCGCGCGCCGGCATGCTCGTGGTCGCCATGGAGCTTTCCCTCCCCATGCAATCCCATCCCGTGCAATGGCGCGCGACGGCGACGGCCCGCCATCAGCCTCCCCCAAAATCCGGAACCGCACAGCCGAACGGGCGCATCCGCGATGGCGCGCGCCTGCCGCATTGGGCCGACGAAGCGGGCGACGCTGCCGGACCCTTCTGGATCCCTGGGCACGCAGCGAATCGTCCTTTGCGCGAGACGGCGGCGCAAAGCGGACGCCCGAGTCTGGCAAAACGGAACGGCGCGATTGCGACGCTCGCGCCACGCGAGCCCGCGCTTGCCGATGCGCAAGCGGCGGACTCAAGTGGAATGACCGATCAGGACGCCGAAGCCTGTGGCGTCATCCTGTGCTGCCAGGACAAATCCACAGGTTGAATACCCGGATCCGGCGGCGGTTCTTCAGCGCCGCGGGGCGCCGGCCGGCCCAGGCGTGGAAACGGCCGTCGCATTCCTGACCGCCCCAGCGGATTGCGCGTTCGGCGGCGGGTTCTCGCCCTTGGGCACGATCTGCACGAATACCTCGCCGTCCTTCATCATGCCGAGTTCGCTGCGCGCCCGTTCCTCGATGGCGCCGGTGCCGGTCTGCAAATCGCGCACTTCGGCATCCAGCGCGGCATTGCGCGCGCGCATGCCTTCATTCACCGCGCGTTGGGCGGCTACTTGCTTCTGGAGATCCCAAACCTTGAACCACCCGCCCTTGCCGAACCACAAGGGATACTGGATCAGGCAGACCAGAGCGAGCAGAACGAGAAACAGCAGGCGCATGCGGCAGATGTCCCTGGGATAGGCGCGACGGCGCGGAGCGCCGTCGCATGCGCCAGCGCTAGCGCAGGTTGTAGAAGGCTTCCAGGCCGGGGTAGGAAGCCACTTCCGCCAGTTCTTCCTCGATGCGGAGCAACTGGTTGTACTTCGCCATGCGATCGGAACGCGACAGCGAGCCGGTCTTGATCTGCATGGCGTTGGTCGCGACAGCGATATCGGCGATCGTCGAGTCCTCGGTTTCGCCCGAACGGTGCGACACGACCGCGGTGTAGCCCGCGCGCTTGGCCATTTCGATGGCGGCGAAGGTTTCGGTCAGCGTGCCGATCTGGTTGATCTTGATCAGGATCGAGTTGGCGATGCCCTTGGAAATGCCTTCCTTGAGGATGCGCGTGTTGGTGACGAACAGGTCGTCGCCCACCAGCTGCACCTTCTTGCCGAGCTGGTCGGTCAGCAGCTTCCAGCCTTCCCAATCGTTTTCGGCCATGCCGTCTTCGATCGAGATGATGGGGTACTTGTCGCACCACGTGGCCAGCAGGTTCGCGAATTCCTGGGAGCTGAGCGAAATGCCGCCCTCGCCTTCCAGGGTGTACTTGCCGTCGCGGAAGAATTCGGAGCTGGCGCAGTCCAGGCCCAGGGCGATCTGGGTGCCCGGCTCGTAGCCGGCTTCGCCGATGGCCTTCAGGATCAGCTGGATCGCCGCTTCATGGTTTGCGACGTTGGGCGCGAAACCGCCCTCGTCGCCCACTGCCGTGGACATGCCTTGCGCGTTGATCAGTTTCTTCAGCGCATGGAAGACCTCCGCGCCCCAGCGCAGGGCTTCGCGGAAGCTCGATGCGCCCACCGGCAGGATCATGAACTCCTGCAGGTCCAGCGTGTTGTTCGCATGGGCGCCGCCGTTGATGACGTTCATCATCGGCACGGGCATGCTCATGGGACCGCTGCCGCCGAAATAGCGGTACAGCGACAGGCCGGACTCGTCGGCGGCCGCCCGGGCCACGGCCATGCTGGCCGCCAGGATGGCGTTGGCGCCCAGGCGCTCCTTGCTTTCGGTGCCGTCCAATTCGATCAGGGTGCGGTCGACGAAGGTCTGTTCCTGCGCGTCCAGCCCCATCAGGGCTTCGGAGATTTCGGTGTTCAGGTTTTCCACCGCGCGCAGCACGCCCTTGCCCAGGTAGCGGCCCTTGTCGCCGTCGCGCAGTTCGATGGCTTCCCGCGTACCCGTGGACGCGCCGGACGGAACCGCCGCGCGCCCCATGGCGCCGGATTCCAGCAGCACATCGCACTCAACGGTCGGGTTGCCGCGCGAATCGAGGATCTCGCGTCCGATGATGTCGACAATTGCACTCATGGTCGTTGTTTCCTTAGAGAGTTGGTCCACCCCCGAGGCGCTGCGCGCCTTCCCTCAAGGGGCGACGCCGGCGGACCGGCGGAGCCGGATCCGTGGCGTCCCGGATGGGGGAGAGGACAGCGCTGGCGCCTGCGGTCGGGTGCTGGGGGGCATGCTACTAGAGGGCCGTGCTCGGTGGGCGGATTACTGGAAATTTTCTTCGATGAAGCTGCCGGCCTTCACCACGCGGTCCAGGGCGAGCAGGGATTCGAGCAGTTCGGCCATGCGGTCCAGCGGAACGGCGTTGGGGCCGTCCGACATTGCGCAGGCCGGGTTGGGATGGGTTTCCATGAACAGGCCCGCCACGCCCACGGCAACGGCTGCGCGCGCGAGCACCGGTACGAATTCGCGCTGGCCGCCGGACGACGTGCCCTGCCCGCCGGGCAGCTGCACGGAGTGTGTGGCATCGAAGACGACCGGGCAATCGGTCTCACGCATGATCGCCAGCGAACGCATATCCGACACGAGATTGTTGTAGCCGAAGGACGCGCCGCGCTCGCAGACCATGATGGTGTTGCCGTCGCCGCCAGCTTCGATGGCGGCGTCGCGCGCCTTCAGCGCCACCTGCTTCATGTCGTGCGGCGCCAGGAACTGGCCTTTTTTGATATTCACCGGCTTGAGCGTGGCCGCACAGGCCCGGATGAAGTCCGTCTGGCGGCACAGAAAGGCCGGCGTCTGCAGGACGTCCACCACCGCCGCCACTTCATCGACCTGCGGCGTGTCGTGAACGTCGGTCAGCACCGGCACGCCCAGCTGGGCGCGCACGTCGGCAAGTATCTTCAGCCCCTCCTGCATGCCCGGGCCGCGATAGGACTTGCCGGAACTGCGGTTGGCCTTGTCGAAGGAGCTTTTGTAGATGAACGGGATGCCCAGTTTGCCGGTGATCTCTTTCAGCTTGCCGGCGGTTTCGAAGGCCAGCTCGCGGGACTCGATCACGCAGGGACCGGCGATCAGGAAAAAAGGTTGCCGCAATCCGGCTTCGAAACCGCAAAGCTTCATCATGACTCCTTGCCGCGCCGGGCCTGACGCTC
The sequence above is a segment of the Bordetella genomosp. 9 genome. Coding sequences within it:
- a CDS encoding TadE/TadG family type IV pilus assembly protein; this encodes MRCRRIPCRQRGAALAEFALAAVPLLFLGFLSVEAARWHATRQMLYVALLDAARAGATSHARPDVIERRFEHALLPLFHPAGAHGGAAARMRAAFADITRQAGVLPWRIDVLSPSPAAFADFADSGLRVPGASALRAIRNDYQAEQHARRRGQGWTDGRGPRSRQTIFDANTLRLRLHYVHPPLMPGMRALLRAIGTQRQTSGQGPEAHRNAAAARAGMLVVAMELSLPMQSHPVQWRATATARHQPPPKSGTAQPNGRIRDGARLPHWADEAGDAAGPFWIPGHAANRPLRETAAQSGRPSLAKRNGAIATLAPREPALADAQAADSSGMTDQDAEACGVILCCQDKSTG
- the ftsB gene encoding cell division protein FtsB translates to MRLLFLVLLALVCLIQYPLWFGKGGWFKVWDLQKQVAAQRAVNEGMRARNAALDAEVRDLQTGTGAIEERARSELGMMKDGEVFVQIVPKGENPPPNAQSAGAVRNATAVSTPGPAGAPRR
- the eno gene encoding phosphopyruvate hydratase, translating into MSAIVDIIGREILDSRGNPTVECDVLLESGAMGRAAVPSGASTGTREAIELRDGDKGRYLGKGVLRAVENLNTEISEALMGLDAQEQTFVDRTLIELDGTESKERLGANAILAASMAVARAAADESGLSLYRYFGGSGPMSMPVPMMNVINGGAHANNTLDLQEFMILPVGASSFREALRWGAEVFHALKKLINAQGMSTAVGDEGGFAPNVANHEAAIQLILKAIGEAGYEPGTQIALGLDCASSEFFRDGKYTLEGEGGISLSSQEFANLLATWCDKYPIISIEDGMAENDWEGWKLLTDQLGKKVQLVGDDLFVTNTRILKEGISKGIANSILIKINQIGTLTETFAAIEMAKRAGYTAVVSHRSGETEDSTIADIAVATNAMQIKTGSLSRSDRMAKYNQLLRIEEELAEVASYPGLEAFYNLR
- the kdsA gene encoding 3-deoxy-8-phosphooctulonate synthase, which gives rise to MKLCGFEAGLRQPFFLIAGPCVIESRELAFETAGKLKEITGKLGIPFIYKSSFDKANRSSGKSYRGPGMQEGLKILADVRAQLGVPVLTDVHDTPQVDEVAAVVDVLQTPAFLCRQTDFIRACAATLKPVNIKKGQFLAPHDMKQVALKARDAAIEAGGDGNTIMVCERGASFGYNNLVSDMRSLAIMRETDCPVVFDATHSVQLPGGQGTSSGGQREFVPVLARAAVAVGVAGLFMETHPNPACAMSDGPNAVPLDRMAELLESLLALDRVVKAGSFIEENFQ